The following are encoded together in the Capsulimonas corticalis genome:
- a CDS encoding c-type cytochrome yields the protein MPEEMKGDSKTTPLEVRAAGLAVAASCAALVATYGVSSWIRGATTAPASPSPVAATLRPAAREDGEPSTQLVRGHALFTQECVSCHGSHAQGGIGPDLRQLEISDAQIAMTIKAGVKPEMPAYGSKYGDDDLQALTHYIRSLKK from the coding sequence TTGCCGGAAGAGATGAAAGGCGATTCGAAAACAACGCCGCTGGAAGTCCGGGCCGCCGGCCTGGCCGTGGCGGCGTCGTGCGCCGCTCTCGTAGCCACATACGGCGTGTCGTCATGGATTCGCGGGGCAACGACCGCGCCCGCTTCACCGTCGCCGGTGGCTGCCACGCTGCGCCCGGCGGCCCGAGAAGACGGCGAGCCATCCACGCAGCTCGTTCGTGGACACGCGCTGTTCACGCAAGAATGCGTGTCCTGCCATGGCAGTCACGCGCAAGGGGGCATCGGCCCGGATCTGCGCCAGCTCGAAATCTCGGACGCGCAGATCGCGATGACGATCAAGGCGGGAGTGAAGCCGGAAATGCCCGCCTACGGGAGCAAATATGGCGACGACGACCTTCAGGCGCTCACGCATTACATTCGTTCACTGAAAAAGTAA
- a CDS encoding DUF2231 domain-containing protein gives MNSALFARMHGGTTHFPIGLVIASLIFDVLALVVKDPDHQSGLRAAGFYSLQLGALSSFAAVLSGLLLTHGDLMGSGKLAKHHLFLWPAFAMIVGMAVWRMAVRDRASRKAYGVYLALTLTASCLMAAAGYWGGEILLGG, from the coding sequence ATGAACAGCGCGCTTTTCGCCAGAATGCATGGGGGAACAACGCATTTTCCGATCGGACTGGTGATCGCCTCCCTGATCTTTGACGTCCTGGCTCTGGTCGTCAAAGATCCTGATCACCAGTCAGGGCTGCGCGCGGCGGGGTTCTACTCCTTGCAGCTCGGAGCGTTATCGTCGTTCGCCGCCGTGCTGTCGGGACTCCTCCTGACACACGGCGACCTGATGGGAAGCGGGAAACTTGCCAAACACCATCTTTTTTTGTGGCCGGCCTTCGCGATGATTGTCGGCATGGCCGTGTGGCGCATGGCTGTCCGGGATCGAGCGTCCCGGAAGGCGTACGGCGTCTATCTCGCGCTGACACTGACGGCGTCCTGTCTCATGGCCGCCGCCGGGTATTGGGGCGGCGAGATTTTACTTGGCGGATGA
- a CDS encoding chromate transporter has translation MNALVYFWIFLKASLFSTGGSGNLPSIHADMLARGWASDGEFGESLTIGQISPGPSGLWVICLGYLTDGLRGTLLALLAILLPPMLIMVIERLYRRIQHHPAVEGFVRGLGLAVVGVFLVAMFGILHSVGVSPRTLTITLAAIGLAMTRRVPVIAIVGIAGLVGVVWR, from the coding sequence ATGAACGCGCTTGTCTACTTCTGGATTTTCCTGAAGGCGTCGCTGTTCTCGACCGGCGGGAGCGGCAACCTGCCGAGCATCCACGCGGATATGCTGGCGCGGGGGTGGGCGAGCGATGGGGAGTTTGGAGAGTCGCTGACGATTGGCCAGATCTCGCCCGGCCCAAGCGGCCTGTGGGTGATCTGTTTGGGGTATCTGACGGACGGACTGCGCGGAACCCTGCTCGCGCTGCTCGCCATCCTCCTGCCGCCGATGCTGATCATGGTGATCGAGCGATTATACCGCCGTATCCAGCATCACCCCGCCGTCGAAGGCTTCGTGCGCGGCCTCGGCCTCGCCGTCGTCGGCGTCTTCCTCGTCGCCATGTTCGGCATTCTGCACAGCGTCGGCGTCAGCCCACGCACCCTGACCATCACCCTCGCCGCAATCGGGCTTGCGATGACGCGGCGCGTTCCCGTCATCGCGATTGTTGGGATTGCAGGGCTGGTGGGAGTTGTGTGGCGATGA
- a CDS encoding PaaI family thioesterase, translating to MTPRNPDYIQRTFEATVGQPFARLIGVETAEIGPGWVEIFVTLAPHHLQQDNIVHGGAIATLADTCLAMAAHTLVAGDERVVTIEFKINYLRAATGDRLRCRGQALRPGRTITTSEAEIYAEENGHEKLVAKALGTIAILPPQSV from the coding sequence ATGACGCCCCGCAACCCCGATTACATCCAGCGTACTTTCGAGGCGACGGTCGGGCAGCCGTTCGCGCGGCTCATCGGCGTGGAAACCGCCGAGATCGGCCCCGGCTGGGTGGAGATCTTCGTCACGCTGGCGCCCCATCACTTGCAGCAGGATAACATCGTACACGGCGGCGCGATTGCGACTCTCGCCGACACATGCCTCGCGATGGCCGCGCACACACTGGTGGCCGGCGACGAGCGCGTCGTGACGATCGAGTTCAAGATCAACTATTTGCGCGCCGCCACGGGCGACCGGCTGCGCTGCCGGGGACAGGCGCTGCGTCCCGGCCGCACGATCACCACGAGCGAAGCCGAGATTTACGCGGAAGAAAACGGACACGAAAAACTCGTCGCAAAAGCGCTCGGAACGATCGCGATCCTGCCGCCCCAGAGTGTATAA
- a CDS encoding chromate transporter: MPPSDSHLSNEHAKPSSGEILRVWLLLGAQSFGGGTATLSLIRREIVEERQWISPEEFARFWSLVQLAPGINLLALTILLGRKSGGALGIALALFGLLLPSVTITLILTMAFARVEHDRWMREALSGIVPAVVGLGLVTVWQIARPPLDQSRREGKDSFFLAILLIVGSVVAAWERRVPVVFILLGAAAVGAAWSWRRHGRRGEQP, translated from the coding sequence GTGCCCCCAAGCGATTCCCATCTTTCCAATGAACACGCCAAGCCCAGTTCCGGGGAAATCCTGCGCGTCTGGCTGTTGCTCGGCGCGCAGTCATTCGGCGGCGGGACGGCGACACTGTCGCTGATCCGCCGCGAGATCGTGGAGGAGCGCCAGTGGATCAGCCCGGAAGAGTTCGCGCGCTTCTGGTCGCTGGTGCAGTTGGCGCCCGGGATCAACTTGCTGGCGCTGACGATCCTGCTCGGGCGTAAGTCCGGCGGCGCGCTCGGCATCGCGCTCGCGCTCTTCGGCCTGCTCCTCCCCAGCGTCACGATCACCCTGATTCTGACGATGGCGTTCGCGCGCGTCGAACACGATCGATGGATGCGTGAGGCGCTGAGCGGAATCGTCCCGGCGGTCGTTGGGCTCGGTCTCGTGACGGTCTGGCAAATCGCGCGTCCTCCGCTCGATCAAAGCCGCCGTGAGGGAAAGGACAGCTTCTTTCTGGCGATTCTTTTGATCGTGGGAAGCGTGGTCGCCGCATGGGAGCGTCGCGTTCCGGTCGTATTCATCCTGCTGGGCGCGGCAGCGGTGGGCGCCGCCTGGTCGTGGCGGCGCCATGGCCGGCGAGGCGAGCAGCCATGA
- a CDS encoding sigma-70 family RNA polymerase sigma factor, translated as MQQRDTRSRFENAILPHLAAAYNLARWLTRNEQDAEDVVQEACVRAFRSFDGYRGGDDGRPWLLRIVRNTTYTWLRQHRSLEPALSFDETLHALPCDELNPENIMLRRVDVGLLRQALEALPVEYREVIVLRELEGLSYKEIGDIAAVPLGTVMSRLARARRRLADSLGERLAEGSERGL; from the coding sequence GTGCAACAACGAGACACGCGCTCGCGCTTTGAAAACGCGATCCTGCCGCATTTGGCGGCGGCGTACAACCTCGCCCGCTGGCTGACTCGCAACGAACAGGATGCGGAGGATGTGGTGCAGGAAGCTTGTGTGCGGGCGTTCCGATCGTTCGACGGGTATCGCGGCGGCGATGACGGCCGCCCCTGGCTCCTGCGCATCGTGCGCAACACCACCTACACCTGGCTGCGCCAGCATCGGTCGCTGGAGCCGGCCCTGTCGTTCGACGAAACGCTGCACGCGCTGCCCTGCGACGAACTGAACCCTGAGAACATTATGCTGCGGCGCGTGGATGTGGGCCTGCTGCGCCAGGCGTTAGAAGCGCTGCCGGTGGAGTATCGCGAAGTGATTGTGCTGCGAGAATTGGAAGGGCTTTCCTACAAGGAGATCGGAGATATCGCCGCCGTGCCGCTGGGGACGGTCATGTCGCGCCTGGCGCGCGCCCGAAGGCGGCTCGCGGATTCGCTCGGGGAACGGCTGGCGGAGGGATCCGAACGTGGATTGTAA
- a CDS encoding metallophosphoesterase family protein, translating to MIEPLDRNREELTDDNHKDGIDRRGFLKCMAWAGTGMLWTLNGGVLSSRVFGADNASAGKSMNFVQISDSHIGFNKAANNDVTATLQEAVAKINALPTPPAFILHTGDLTQLSQADQFDTVDQILKGAKTTTGNVFYVPGEHDVLGDGGKLYLARYGKGTQGSGWHSFDYNGVHFIGLVNVLSLKEKGMGDLGQEQLTWLKNDVAGLASSTPIVVFAHIPLWEVYPQWGWGTDDGAQALSYLKRFGSVTVLNGHIHQTLQKIEGGVHFHTAMSTAFPQPAPGTAATPGPMVVPAGQLRHVLGVTNVNYVPGKHPLALVDLPLLSSTAAPAPEGDAQ from the coding sequence ATGATCGAACCACTGGACCGCAATCGCGAAGAGTTGACCGACGATAACCACAAGGACGGCATCGATCGGCGAGGATTCCTGAAGTGCATGGCCTGGGCCGGCACGGGAATGCTCTGGACTTTGAACGGCGGCGTCTTGTCGTCCCGAGTCTTCGGGGCGGATAATGCGTCCGCCGGTAAATCGATGAACTTCGTACAGATCAGCGACAGCCATATCGGTTTCAACAAGGCGGCCAACAACGATGTCACCGCCACGCTTCAGGAAGCCGTCGCCAAGATCAATGCGCTTCCGACCCCGCCCGCGTTCATCCTGCACACGGGCGATCTGACCCAGCTCTCACAGGCAGACCAGTTCGACACGGTCGACCAGATTTTGAAAGGCGCGAAGACAACGACGGGCAATGTGTTTTACGTGCCCGGAGAACACGATGTGCTGGGCGACGGCGGCAAACTCTACCTGGCCCGTTACGGCAAAGGGACCCAGGGGAGCGGCTGGCACAGCTTTGACTACAACGGCGTGCATTTCATCGGGCTGGTCAACGTGCTCAGCCTGAAGGAGAAAGGCATGGGCGATCTGGGCCAGGAGCAGCTGACATGGCTGAAGAACGATGTCGCGGGGCTCGCCAGCAGCACGCCCATCGTCGTCTTCGCCCATATCCCGCTCTGGGAAGTATACCCGCAGTGGGGATGGGGCACCGACGACGGGGCGCAGGCGCTTTCCTATCTCAAGCGCTTCGGATCGGTGACGGTGCTGAACGGGCACATTCACCAGACGCTGCAAAAGATCGAAGGCGGCGTCCATTTCCACACAGCCATGTCGACGGCGTTTCCACAGCCCGCGCCGGGTACGGCCGCGACGCCCGGTCCGATGGTGGTGCCGGCCGGCCAGCTTCGCCACGTCCTGGGCGTCACCAACGTCAATTACGTCCCCGGGAAGCATCCGCTGGCGCTCGTGGACCTGCCGCTCCTCTCGTCCACGGCGGCTCCGGCGCCCGAGGGCGACGCGCAATGA
- the coaA gene encoding type I pantothenate kinase, translating to MTTQDTPPAGGQRPAQFTQFSRGEWAALRASTPLQLTEDDLAAVRGINERLSLEDAAEVYLPLTRLLNLQVTATQQLRRVTDTFLGSPAAPAPFVIGLAGSVAVGKSTAARLLQTLLARWPEHPRVALVTTDGFLYPNAVLEQQGLMTRKGFPESYDRSRLLQFVRDVKDGKPHVSAPVYSHLIYNIAPGEAQIVDRPDILILEGLNVLQRGLEPETTGRRFVSDYFDFSIYIDAEEDDIRQWFLNRFLKLRETAFLDEQSYFRHYARMPEDDALEIARGIWERINGKNLRENIAPTREMANLVLRKGPDHGVTEVRLRRS from the coding sequence ATGACAACTCAAGACACGCCCCCGGCCGGCGGGCAGCGCCCCGCGCAGTTCACTCAATTTTCACGCGGCGAATGGGCGGCCCTGCGCGCGTCCACGCCGCTTCAGCTAACCGAGGATGACCTTGCCGCCGTCCGAGGCATCAACGAGCGTCTGTCGCTCGAAGACGCGGCGGAGGTTTACCTCCCTCTGACGCGCCTGCTCAATCTCCAGGTAACGGCGACTCAGCAGCTTCGCCGGGTCACGGACACGTTTCTGGGCTCGCCCGCCGCGCCGGCGCCGTTTGTCATCGGCCTCGCGGGAAGTGTCGCGGTCGGCAAAAGCACCGCCGCTCGCTTGCTCCAAACACTGCTCGCACGCTGGCCGGAGCATCCACGCGTCGCCCTCGTCACGACGGACGGGTTTCTGTACCCCAACGCCGTGCTCGAACAGCAGGGGCTGATGACGCGCAAGGGCTTTCCCGAGAGCTACGATCGATCGCGCCTGCTCCAATTCGTGCGCGATGTGAAGGATGGCAAGCCCCACGTGTCGGCGCCCGTCTACTCGCATTTGATCTACAACATCGCGCCGGGCGAAGCGCAGATCGTGGACCGGCCCGATATTTTGATTTTGGAAGGGTTAAACGTCCTCCAGCGCGGCCTGGAGCCGGAGACGACGGGGCGGCGCTTCGTGTCCGATTACTTCGATTTCTCGATCTATATCGACGCCGAGGAAGACGACATCCGGCAATGGTTTCTCAATCGTTTTTTGAAGCTGCGCGAAACGGCGTTTCTGGACGAGCAATCGTACTTCCGGCACTACGCGCGGATGCCGGAGGACGACGCGCTGGAGATCGCACGCGGAATCTGGGAGCGGATCAACGGCAAAAACCTGCGCGAAAACATCGCGCCGACGCGTGAGATGGCGAATCTGGTGCTGAGAAAGGGGCCGGACCACGGCGTCACCGAGGTGCGGCTGCGGCGTTCGTGA
- a CDS encoding O-methyltransferase gives MGKFNRENVTDEGAYVMDEQIKQVLADLEASGRENDARETDRAMKMLNLHPDTAKKLSDLALSNHSTRILEIGTSNGYSLIWLAWSARENGGHVTSIDKDRAKQELAAANLERAGLTDWVTLRAGDASEILSVLDGPFDLVFLDADRIAYPALLTQFLSKLTPGGLLLADNVHSHPEEIAGYLSALAARDDFEHSVDPVGEGLSIAYYRPE, from the coding sequence ATGGGTAAGTTTAATCGTGAAAATGTGACCGATGAAGGAGCGTATGTTATGGACGAGCAGATCAAACAAGTACTGGCGGACCTGGAAGCTTCGGGCCGCGAGAACGACGCCCGCGAGACGGACCGAGCGATGAAGATGCTGAACCTGCATCCCGACACCGCGAAAAAACTGAGCGATCTGGCGCTCAGCAATCACAGCACGCGGATTTTGGAGATCGGGACATCGAATGGCTACAGCCTGATCTGGCTGGCTTGGTCGGCGCGGGAAAACGGCGGGCATGTCACCAGCATCGACAAAGATCGGGCGAAGCAGGAGCTGGCGGCCGCGAATCTGGAGCGCGCCGGCCTGACCGATTGGGTGACACTGCGCGCCGGCGACGCCTCCGAGATCCTGTCCGTGCTCGACGGACCCTTCGATCTCGTCTTTCTCGACGCCGACCGCATTGCCTATCCCGCGCTGCTCACGCAATTTCTCTCGAAATTGACGCCCGGCGGCCTGCTGCTCGCCGACAACGTCCATTCCCACCCGGAGGAGATCGCGGGTTATCTCTCCGCCCTCGCCGCTCGTGACGATTTCGAGCATTCCGTGGATCCGGTGGGCGAGGGACTGAGCATCGCATACTATCGGCCGGAATGA
- a CDS encoding nuclear transport factor 2 family protein, translated as MLTKKNSAILMGYAAALSFLFATPAQASPSRSIAREHWQAIAGGDVSSVMADYRPDAASHWRNGGLKGDYSGAAAIRSAWMQFAKTRSPLTLAVRNIQETKSGKDQDVVTAEVTFSSAEWTYPLECRLIFHDGKIAEETWSQAGYDADPGSI; from the coding sequence ATGCTTACGAAGAAGAATTCCGCGATCCTGATGGGATACGCGGCGGCCTTGAGCTTTCTATTCGCGACGCCCGCGCAGGCGTCCCCTTCCCGCTCGATCGCTCGCGAGCACTGGCAAGCGATCGCCGGGGGCGATGTGAGCTCCGTGATGGCGGATTACCGCCCGGACGCCGCTTCCCACTGGAGGAACGGCGGCTTGAAAGGCGACTACAGCGGCGCGGCGGCGATCCGCTCCGCCTGGATGCAGTTCGCCAAGACAAGATCGCCGCTCACGCTGGCCGTTCGCAATATTCAAGAGACAAAGAGCGGGAAGGATCAAGATGTCGTCACGGCAGAGGTTACTTTCAGCAGCGCCGAGTGGACTTACCCCCTGGAGTGCCGCCTGATTTTCCACGACGGGAAAATCGCGGAAGAGACCTGGAGCCAGGCCGGCTATGACGCCGATCCAGGCTCGATCTGA
- a CDS encoding c-type cytochrome, producing MLTIILVVLAVIAFNTPSQARKGAAKPKAAAAAKSAAPEALVARGHEVFLTNCAPCHGADAQGDDGPSLRHKGLPEAAISGAVTHGFQGEMPAFGGKLNAPDQQAVVSYVQSLQK from the coding sequence ATGTTAACAATAATTCTGGTGGTTCTTGCGGTTATCGCTTTTAATACGCCTTCACAGGCGCGAAAAGGCGCGGCCAAACCGAAGGCCGCAGCGGCTGCAAAATCCGCCGCGCCGGAAGCCCTGGTGGCCCGGGGCCATGAAGTATTTCTGACCAACTGCGCGCCCTGCCACGGCGCCGACGCCCAGGGGGATGACGGGCCGAGCCTGCGTCACAAGGGCCTGCCGGAGGCGGCGATCTCGGGGGCCGTCACGCACGGCTTCCAGGGTGAGATGCCGGCCTTCGGCGGCAAGCTTAACGCGCCGGACCAGCAGGCCGTCGTGAGTTATGTCCAATCGCTGCAGAAATAA
- a CDS encoding pyridoxamine 5'-phosphate oxidase family protein — protein MSKQIDSIDEELSEWLRRQHVFFVATAPLCADGHINCSPKGGDSFRVLGPLEVAYQDYTGSGAETAAHLRENGRILLMFCGFEGKPNIARLHGQGEVIAPDHADYESLDALFPVNPGTRCYVRVQVERVSTSCGFSVPFMDFRSDRDTLDKFAASKGPAGLAEYRAQKNAVSIDGMPALPMPAMNDSN, from the coding sequence ATGAGCAAGCAGATCGATTCGATCGACGAGGAGCTGTCGGAGTGGCTGCGGCGGCAGCACGTCTTTTTCGTCGCGACGGCGCCGCTTTGCGCCGATGGCCATATCAATTGCTCGCCGAAAGGCGGGGACAGTTTCCGCGTCTTAGGCCCGCTGGAAGTCGCGTATCAAGACTATACGGGCAGCGGCGCGGAGACGGCGGCGCACCTGCGGGAGAATGGCCGCATCCTGCTGATGTTCTGCGGATTTGAAGGCAAACCGAATATCGCGCGCCTGCACGGACAAGGCGAGGTGATCGCGCCGGACCACGCCGACTACGAATCGCTCGACGCGCTCTTCCCAGTCAATCCCGGCACGCGCTGCTATGTGCGCGTCCAGGTCGAACGCGTCTCCACCTCGTGCGGCTTTTCCGTGCCGTTCATGGACTTCCGAAGCGACCGGGATACGCTGGACAAGTTCGCGGCGTCGAAAGGACCGGCGGGCCTGGCCGAGTACCGGGCGCAGAAAAACGCCGTCAGCATCGATGGGATGCCGGCGCTTCCCATGCCGGCCATGAATGATTCGAATTAA
- a CDS encoding VOC family protein has protein sequence MLIHRLDHLVLTVADIETTCEFYVRVLGMDVITFGPGRKALEFGRQKINLHQAGREFEPKALRATPGSADLCFIAGTPLEEVEAHLKQQNVSILEGPVERTGAEGKLLSLYFRDPDGNLIEVSNYQHAGEER, from the coding sequence ATCCTGATTCACCGCCTCGACCATCTGGTTCTGACCGTGGCGGATATCGAGACGACCTGTGAGTTTTATGTCCGTGTTCTGGGCATGGACGTCATCACGTTCGGCCCGGGACGCAAGGCGCTGGAGTTTGGCCGTCAGAAAATCAATCTGCATCAGGCCGGCCGCGAGTTTGAACCCAAGGCGCTGCGGGCGACGCCCGGCTCCGCCGATCTTTGCTTTATCGCCGGGACGCCTCTGGAAGAGGTCGAGGCGCACCTCAAACAGCAAAACGTCTCCATCCTCGAAGGCCCCGTCGAGCGCACGGGAGCCGAGGGAAAGCTTCTCTCGCTGTATTTCCGCGACCCCGACGGCAACTTGATCGAAGTCTCGAACTATCAGCACGCCGGGGAAGAGCGATGA